The DNA region GACGGCGTACTTCATCGTCGGCGAGACGCTGACGAACATCGCGAAGCACTCGGGCGCGACCGAAGCGGGCGTGAAGGTGTGGCGCACCGAGTCGATGGTCATCGTCGAGATCACCGACAACGGGCACGGTGGCGCCGAAGTCCGGCCAGGTGGCGGCCTCGCCGGGCTCGCCGACCGCGCGGCCACGATCGACGGCGTGATCACCGTCGTCAGCCCGCCCGGCGGCCCGACGGTGATTCGCGCGGACCTGCCGTGCCAATGGTGACCCGCTCGTGAGTGAATAGGCTCTGCCATTCACTCACGACGCTGGGGGCAGCATGCGGGTTGTCATCGCCGAAGACGCGGTTCTGTTGCGCGCGGGGGTGATCCGACTGCTCGCCGACGAGAACATCGAGACGGTCGCCGCCGTGGACAACGGCGACGACCTGCTGGGCGCGGTCAAGGAGCACCGGCCGGACCTCGCGATCGTCGACGTGCGCATGCCGCCCACCTTCACCGACGAGGGCCTGCGCGCGGCGCTGGGCGCCCGTGAGGCCGTCCCGGGCCTCCCGGTTCTCGTGCTTTCCCAGTACGTCGAAGAGAGCTACGCCGTCGAGCTGCTGTCCGGCGGCGCGGGCGGAGTCGGTTACCTGCTCAAGGAACGCGTCGCCGACGTCGGGGATTTCCTCGACGCGGTCAAGCGGGTCGCCGGCGGCGGCACGGCCATCGATCCGGACGTCATCGCACAGCTGATGGCCCGCGGCCGCAAGAACCCGCTCGACGCGCTCACCGCCCGCGAGTCCGAGGTGCTGGGCCTGATGGCGCAGGGCCTGTCGAACACCGCGATCGCGAACTCGCTCGTCGTCTCGCACGGCGCGGTCGAGAAGCACATCGGCAACATCTTCGCGAAGCTCGGCCTCG from Amycolatopsis sp. EV170708-02-1 includes:
- a CDS encoding response regulator transcription factor, yielding MRVVIAEDAVLLRAGVIRLLADENIETVAAVDNGDDLLGAVKEHRPDLAIVDVRMPPTFTDEGLRAALGAREAVPGLPVLVLSQYVEESYAVELLSGGAGGVGYLLKERVADVGDFLDAVKRVAGGGTAIDPDVIAQLMARGRKNPLDALTARESEVLGLMAQGLSNTAIANSLVVSHGAVEKHIGNIFAKLGLEASSVEHRRVRAVLTYLGR